From a single Bacillus gobiensis genomic region:
- a CDS encoding YybS family protein, with amino-acid sequence MIALLAVLTLASIYLPVISMILIFAIPLPSIIHTIRHGVKQGIWMAVASLPVLLIVGQLQSLIVIPFIIAGVTMGFYYKRKETAYAIASGAIAYVISIVISYAAGILFFQFDPISFYNETMNEAFKASQSLMGAVGNQEQAEAQIKVMKEQMQLLPYLLPTVFAGSAVVSSFITHFIAKPFLKRFASGTPPLKPFREWKLPKSIIWYYLVAIFLYFFPLERGDFLYSVQINAEIILGTLLMIQGLSFVFFYCYMKNIPKAVPIIAVILCFANPFIMYVVKIVGIADIGFTMREKLKKM; translated from the coding sequence ATGATTGCTCTTTTGGCTGTTTTGACACTGGCTTCAATTTATCTTCCTGTCATAAGTATGATCTTAATATTTGCCATTCCACTCCCTTCCATCATACATACGATCAGACATGGGGTGAAGCAGGGGATATGGATGGCTGTTGCCAGCTTGCCTGTTCTGCTGATCGTCGGTCAATTGCAGTCGCTTATAGTGATACCGTTTATTATTGCAGGCGTAACGATGGGATTTTACTACAAAAGAAAAGAAACGGCCTATGCAATTGCTTCCGGTGCAATTGCATACGTTATAAGTATTGTCATTTCCTATGCAGCAGGAATCTTATTTTTTCAATTCGACCCTATTTCTTTTTATAACGAAACGATGAATGAGGCCTTTAAAGCATCTCAAAGCCTTATGGGAGCTGTGGGCAATCAAGAGCAAGCAGAAGCACAAATCAAGGTCATGAAAGAACAGATGCAGCTGTTGCCATATTTACTGCCGACTGTGTTTGCTGGGTCAGCTGTTGTCAGTTCATTTATTACCCATTTTATTGCAAAGCCTTTTTTAAAGCGATTTGCATCAGGTACACCTCCTTTAAAACCCTTTAGGGAATGGAAGCTTCCTAAAAGTATCATTTGGTACTATTTAGTAGCGATTTTTCTTTATTTCTTTCCTTTAGAACGGGGAGACTTTTTATATTCAGTTCAAATCAATGCAGAAATCATCCTTGGCACACTTTTAATGATCCAAGGCTTATCTTTTGTGTTTTTCTACTGTTATATGAAAAACATTCCAAAGGCTGTGCCGATAATTGCGGTTATTTTATGTTTTGCTAATCCTTTTATTATGTATGTTGTGAAAATTGTAGGCATTGCTGACATAGGCTTTACTATGAGAGAAAAATTAAAAAAAATGTAG
- the rpsR gene encoding 30S ribosomal protein S18, translating to MAGGRRGGRAKRRKVCYFTSNGITHIDYKDVDLLRKFVSERGKILPRRVTGTNAKYQRKLTAAIKRARQMALLPYVTGE from the coding sequence ATGGCAGGAGGACGCAGAGGTGGTCGTGCGAAACGCCGTAAAGTGTGTTATTTCACTTCAAACGGAATTACGCATATCGACTATAAAGATGTAGATCTTCTTAGAAAGTTTGTGTCAGAGCGTGGTAAAATCTTACCTCGCCGTGTAACTGGTACAAATGCGAAATACCAACGTAAATTGACAGCAGCGATCAAACGCGCACGTCAAATGGCTTTACTTCCATACGTAACTGGAGAGTAA
- the ssbA gene encoding single-stranded DNA-binding protein SsbA — MLNRVVLVGRLTKDPELRYTPSGAAVATFTLAVNRAFTNQQGEREADFINCVTWRRQAENVANFLKKGNLAGVDGRLQTRNYENQQGQRVFVTEVNAESVQFLEPKNSGSGGYNSGGSQGQYFGGDQNDSNQFNQQNQQNRRQGNSNFNDDPFANDGKPIDISDDDLPF; from the coding sequence ATGCTTAACCGAGTTGTATTAGTCGGAAGACTGACAAAAGACCCAGAGTTGCGCTACACGCCAAGCGGAGCAGCTGTTGCTACCTTTACTCTTGCTGTAAACCGTGCGTTTACAAATCAGCAGGGGGAACGAGAAGCCGATTTTATCAATTGCGTGACCTGGAGAAGACAAGCTGAAAACGTTGCAAATTTTCTTAAAAAGGGAAATCTTGCTGGTGTTGACGGCCGTCTCCAGACTAGAAATTATGAAAATCAGCAGGGACAGCGTGTATTTGTTACAGAAGTGAATGCTGAAAGTGTTCAATTTCTTGAACCGAAAAACAGCGGTTCTGGTGGATACAACAGTGGCGGCAGCCAGGGACAATACTTCGGCGGAGACCAGAACGATTCAAATCAATTTAATCAGCAAAATCAGCAAAACCGCAGGCAGGGTAATTCGAACTTTAACGATGACCCATTCGCCAATGACGGAAAGCCGATAGATATTTCAGATGACGATTTGCCGTTCTAA
- the rpsF gene encoding 30S ribosomal protein S6 has product MKKYEVMYIIRPNVDDESKKAVIERFSTVLTTNGAEITGTKDWGKRRLAYEINDFREGFYQIVNVQADAAAVQEFDRLAKISDDIIRHIVVKEEE; this is encoded by the coding sequence ATGAAAAAGTACGAAGTTATGTACATTATCCGTCCAAACGTTGATGATGAGTCAAAAAAAGCAGTTATTGAGCGTTTTTCTACAGTTTTGACTACTAACGGGGCGGAGATCACTGGAACAAAAGATTGGGGAAAACGCCGTCTTGCATATGAAATCAATGATTTCCGCGAGGGTTTTTACCAAATCGTTAACGTTCAAGCTGATGCTGCAGCCGTTCAAGAATTTGATCGCTTAGCTAAGATCAGTGATGACATCATTCGCCATATTGTTGTTAAAGAAGAAGAATAA
- the ychF gene encoding redox-regulated ATPase YchF: MALTAGIVGLPNVGKSTLFNAITQAGAESANYPFCTIDPNVGIVEVPDTRLNKLTELVKPKKTVPTAFEFTDIAGIVKGASKGEGLGNKFLSHIRQVDAICHVVRCFQDENITHVSGKVDPISDIETINLELILADLESVEKRIGRVSKMAKQKDKEAVAEFEVLTKLKETFESDKPARSVEFTEDQQKIVKHLHLLTSKPVLYVANVSEDEVADPSGNEYVQKVREYATAEGAEVIVVCAKIESEIAELEGEEKEMFLEELEIEESGLDQLIKASYSLLGLATYFTAGEQEVRAWTFIKGMKAPECAGIIHTDFERGFIRAETVSYDDLLQAGSHSLAKEAGKVRLEGKDYIVKDGDVIHFRFNV; encoded by the coding sequence ATGGCTTTAACAGCTGGAATTGTTGGCTTGCCGAACGTAGGCAAATCGACGTTGTTTAATGCAATAACCCAGGCAGGAGCGGAGTCGGCTAATTACCCGTTTTGTACGATTGATCCGAACGTTGGGATTGTTGAAGTACCCGATACCCGCTTAAACAAGCTTACAGAGCTTGTTAAACCGAAAAAAACGGTGCCAACCGCTTTTGAATTCACGGATATTGCAGGAATAGTGAAAGGTGCTTCAAAAGGTGAGGGACTTGGTAACAAGTTTCTGTCTCATATCCGGCAGGTTGACGCGATTTGCCATGTCGTTCGCTGCTTTCAAGATGAGAATATCACTCACGTATCCGGAAAGGTTGATCCAATCTCAGACATTGAAACGATTAATCTTGAGCTGATTCTTGCTGATCTTGAAAGCGTGGAAAAAAGAATTGGACGTGTCAGCAAAATGGCAAAGCAGAAAGATAAAGAAGCAGTAGCTGAATTCGAAGTCTTAACGAAGCTGAAAGAGACTTTTGAATCAGACAAGCCCGCACGTTCTGTTGAGTTCACCGAAGATCAACAGAAGATTGTGAAACATTTGCACTTACTAACGTCTAAGCCAGTATTGTACGTAGCAAACGTCAGCGAAGACGAGGTTGCAGATCCTTCAGGAAATGAATATGTGCAAAAAGTAAGGGAATATGCTACTGCTGAAGGCGCGGAGGTTATTGTTGTCTGTGCAAAAATAGAATCGGAAATCGCTGAGCTTGAAGGGGAAGAAAAAGAAATGTTCCTGGAAGAGCTGGAAATTGAAGAATCCGGACTAGACCAGCTTATAAAAGCATCCTATTCTCTTCTTGGCCTGGCTACTTATTTCACTGCCGGAGAACAGGAAGTAAGGGCATGGACATTTATTAAAGGCATGAAGGCTCCAGAATGTGCCGGAATCATTCATACTGATTTTGAGAGAGGATTTATTCGCGCGGAAACGGTATCGTATGATGACCTTCTTCAAGCAGGAAGCCATAGTTTAGCGAAAGAAGCAGGCAAGGTGCGGCTTGAAGGAAAAGACTACATCGTAAAAGACGGCGATGTCATTCATTTCCGTTTCAATGTATAA
- a CDS encoding DUF951 domain-containing protein yields MADKDFDLNDVVEMKKPHPCGTNRWKIIRMGMDIRIKCEGCGHSVMIPRREFSRKMKKILVKHEEPVSD; encoded by the coding sequence ATGGCGGATAAAGACTTCGACCTTAACGATGTGGTTGAAATGAAAAAACCTCATCCCTGCGGAACGAACCGTTGGAAAATCATCCGAATGGGCATGGACATTCGCATTAAGTGTGAAGGATGCGGACACAGTGTGATGATTCCTAGAAGGGAATTCTCAAGAAAAATGAAGAAAATTTTAGTAAAGCATGAAGAGCCTGTTTCTGATTAA
- a CDS encoding aldo/keto reductase, translating into MCPWGGVFGSLASKEEGIRIIHKALDAGINLIDTSNRYGDGESERIIGEAIKGRRDEVTLATKFWAEPNGERNQGASRRWVRQAVEQSLQRLQTDYIDLYQLHRPVGDVAFEEILGVLSDLVQEGKIHHIGTSNHQAWQLAEAQAASERRHLQRFVSEQSPYSILNRSIEMDIAEVARRHDLALLTYSPLAGGLLTGKYAFSRAADSGSRAALLKGPAARMLDPELPENAQKFAVIEELKQVADQAGMTLAHMALAFAQSHPVVTSIIVGPRTPEQLRQYLAGADLTLSPDLLDAIDGIVPPGRRMDDQDPAWTPEWLDASRRRR; encoded by the coding sequence ATATGCCCTTGGGGGGGCGTTTTTGGATCGCTTGCCAGCAAAGAAGAGGGGATCCGAATCATTCACAAGGCGCTGGACGCCGGCATCAATCTGATCGATACTTCCAACCGTTATGGGGACGGAGAATCGGAGAGAATCATCGGCGAGGCGATCAAGGGCAGACGGGACGAGGTTACTCTGGCAACGAAATTCTGGGCGGAGCCGAATGGCGAGCGAAATCAAGGCGCTTCCCGCCGCTGGGTTCGGCAAGCGGTCGAACAAAGCTTGCAGCGGCTGCAAACGGATTATATCGATCTTTATCAGCTGCATCGCCCAGTCGGGGACGTTGCTTTCGAAGAAATTCTGGGCGTGCTGAGCGATCTGGTGCAAGAAGGCAAGATACATCATATCGGCACTTCCAATCATCAAGCCTGGCAGCTGGCAGAGGCGCAGGCGGCGAGCGAGCGTCGCCACTTGCAGCGGTTTGTCAGCGAGCAATCTCCGTACTCAATTCTTAACCGAAGCATCGAGATGGATATTGCCGAAGTCGCTCGGCGCCACGATCTCGCTTTGTTGACTTACAGCCCGCTGGCCGGCGGGCTGCTGACGGGCAAGTATGCGTTCAGTCGGGCGGCCGACAGCGGGTCGCGGGCGGCGCTTTTAAAGGGGCCTGCCGCTCGCATGCTCGATCCGGAATTGCCGGAAAATGCGCAAAAATTCGCGGTCATCGAAGAGCTGAAGCAAGTTGCCGATCAGGCGGGGATGACGCTGGCGCATATGGCTCTAGCGTTTGCCCAGAGCCATCCGGTTGTCACTTCGATCATTGTGGGACCGCGCACACCGGAACAATTGAGACAATATTTAGCTGGAGCGGATTTGACGCTTAGCCCCGATCTGCTGGACGCCATCGATGGGATCGTTCCTCCCGGGAGAAGAATGGACGATCAAGATCCTGCTTGGACGCCGGAATGGCTGGATGCTTCCCGGCGCAGGCGGTAA
- a CDS encoding TetR/AcrR family transcriptional regulator — protein MMERSTDLRAVRSRKLIEQALTDILSNQGTKELTVKNLSQKAGINRGTFYLHYKDIFDLIEQTEWMRGLLEIFEPIRLSDLMKHSDEKSPFPAIADAFRYLHRHASFFKAVFHPSAPVELRERLQYLVGTRLYESLKQEQPGSSWSVQPAGYIIAYLGSGQFGLIQHWFMTGRTLPSDEIALMLTRFIRNSPCLSHHFSGN, from the coding sequence ATGATGGAGAGAAGTACGGATCTGCGGGCGGTTCGGAGCCGCAAGCTCATCGAGCAGGCGCTGACAGACATCCTGAGCAATCAGGGGACCAAGGAGTTAACCGTTAAAAATCTGTCGCAAAAAGCCGGCATTAACCGCGGCACCTTTTATTTGCATTACAAAGATATTTTCGACCTGATCGAGCAAACGGAGTGGATGCGGGGCTTGCTGGAAATATTCGAGCCCATTCGGCTGAGCGATCTGATGAAGCATTCGGATGAGAAATCGCCATTCCCGGCTATTGCTGATGCCTTTCGATATTTGCACCGTCATGCTTCTTTTTTCAAGGCCGTCTTTCATCCCTCCGCCCCTGTCGAATTGAGAGAGCGGCTGCAGTATCTGGTCGGAACCCGTTTGTACGAAAGTCTGAAGCAGGAACAGCCCGGTTCGAGTTGGTCCGTTCAGCCCGCCGGTTATATCATCGCTTATCTGGGCTCCGGGCAGTTCGGGTTGATCCAGCATTGGTTCATGACCGGTCGAACGCTTCCCTCTGACGAAATTGCCTTGATGCTGACTCGGTTTATCCGTAATTCTCCCTGTCTTTCCCATCATTTTAGCGGAAACTGA
- the yyaC gene encoding spore protease YyaC — protein sequence MIRKGGLFSSEQPKTYVSHEEALASKKIHRILSSFLENVQKNRSIVVLCIGTDRSTGDSFGPLVGTQLYSMRLRHFSVYGTLSDPVHAVNMQEKIEEIHLSHNDPFIIAVDACLGRVKNVGSYQLGKGPLKPGAGVQKELPEVGDVHINGIVNVSGFMEYFVLQNTRLHLVVSMADILAESIYQLERSAFKQERFIPFQNISFQQYVDPKKQ from the coding sequence ATGATTCGTAAAGGCGGACTTTTCTCTTCAGAACAACCAAAAACGTATGTTTCTCATGAAGAAGCTCTTGCTTCCAAAAAAATCCATCGTATTCTATCTTCTTTTTTGGAAAATGTACAAAAGAATAGATCCATCGTTGTTCTCTGCATTGGCACAGATCGGTCTACCGGCGATTCATTCGGCCCGCTTGTCGGTACTCAGCTGTATTCTATGCGTCTTCGTCATTTTTCTGTTTACGGAACACTTTCAGATCCTGTCCATGCCGTAAACATGCAGGAAAAAATAGAAGAAATCCACCTTTCTCATAATGATCCTTTTATTATTGCAGTGGATGCTTGTCTCGGCCGTGTAAAAAATGTAGGATCCTATCAACTCGGAAAAGGACCTTTAAAGCCAGGCGCAGGCGTTCAAAAAGAATTACCAGAGGTTGGGGATGTTCATATTAATGGCATCGTAAATGTGAGCGGTTTTATGGAGTATTTTGTTCTGCAAAATACGAGGCTTCACCTTGTCGTCAGTATGGCAGATATCCTTGCCGAAAGCATTTATCAATTAGAGAGATCGGCATTTAAACAAGAAAGATTCATTCCTTTCCAAAATATATCGTTCCAGCAATATGTCGACCCCAAAAAACAGTAA
- a CDS encoding ParB/RepB/Spo0J family partition protein — MAKGLGKGINALFTNVDLSEENVEELKLKDLRPNPYQPRKIFEEEALHDLKESIMQHGIIQPIIVRKTIKGFEIIAGERRFRAASLAGLSTIPAIVREVSESLMMEIALLENLQREDLSPLEEAKAYEALLSHLQVTQEQLAKKLGKSRPHIANHLRLLTLPEDVQELIADGTLSMGHGRTILGLKNKNKLKPLIKKILSEELNVRQVEQLIQQLNSNVSRETKKKIPPKEPAMKERESYLQEYFGTPVTIKKQKKKGKIEIEFFSNEDLERILELLQENKS; from the coding sequence ATGGCTAAAGGTCTTGGAAAAGGAATTAATGCGCTGTTTACAAATGTCGATTTGTCTGAAGAAAACGTAGAAGAGCTAAAGCTTAAGGATTTACGTCCTAATCCTTATCAGCCTCGAAAAATTTTTGAAGAAGAGGCATTGCATGATTTAAAAGAATCTATCATGCAGCACGGAATCATTCAGCCAATTATCGTCAGAAAAACGATTAAAGGATTTGAGATTATTGCCGGCGAGCGTCGATTTCGCGCTGCAAGCTTAGCAGGTCTATCTACGATTCCTGCGATTGTCAGGGAAGTATCTGAATCATTAATGATGGAAATTGCTTTGCTTGAAAATCTTCAACGGGAGGATCTATCACCTCTTGAAGAAGCCAAAGCCTATGAAGCATTACTCAGCCATTTACAAGTTACCCAAGAACAGCTGGCCAAAAAGCTTGGAAAAAGCAGACCGCATATAGCTAATCACTTAAGATTGCTGACACTTCCAGAAGATGTTCAAGAGCTCATTGCAGACGGAACTCTTTCTATGGGCCACGGAAGAACGATCCTTGGATTGAAAAACAAAAATAAATTGAAGCCTTTGATTAAAAAAATATTATCTGAGGAATTGAATGTTAGACAGGTAGAACAGTTAATTCAACAGTTAAATTCAAATGTTTCACGTGAAACAAAGAAAAAAATTCCGCCTAAAGAGCCTGCAATGAAAGAACGAGAATCATATCTTCAAGAATACTTTGGAACGCCTGTAACGATTAAAAAGCAAAAGAAAAAAGGCAAAATAGAAATCGAATTCTTTTCGAATGAAGATCTGGAGCGAATATTGGAATTGCTGCAAGAGAATAAGTCGTGA
- a CDS encoding ParA family protein, with translation MGKIIAVTNQKGGVGKTTTSVNLGACLAYIGKKVLLVDIDPQGNATSGIGVEKADVDHCIYDILVDDTNVIDVIRPTSVENLDVIPATIQLAGAEIELVPTISREVRLKRALENVKQNYDYMIIDCPPSLGLLTINALTASDSVVIPVQCEFYALEGLSQLLNTVRLVQKHLNTELMIEGVLLTMLDARTNLGIQVIEEVKKYFREKVYSTIIPRNVRLSEAPSHGQPIILYDPRSRGAEVYLDLAKEVAANG, from the coding sequence TTGGGAAAAATTATTGCTGTGACAAACCAAAAAGGGGGAGTTGGAAAAACAACAACTTCAGTCAACCTTGGGGCTTGCTTAGCATACATAGGAAAAAAAGTTCTACTCGTAGACATTGATCCCCAAGGAAATGCAACAAGCGGCATCGGAGTGGAAAAAGCTGATGTAGATCATTGCATATACGATATTCTAGTAGACGATACAAATGTCATAGATGTGATTCGCCCGACATCCGTAGAAAATCTGGATGTCATTCCTGCGACGATTCAGCTTGCCGGAGCAGAAATCGAATTAGTCCCAACCATTTCTCGAGAGGTTCGCTTGAAAAGGGCATTGGAAAATGTGAAACAAAACTATGATTATATGATTATCGATTGTCCTCCATCCCTTGGCCTGTTGACAATCAATGCTTTAACTGCTTCAGATTCAGTTGTTATCCCTGTTCAATGCGAGTTCTATGCACTTGAAGGGCTCAGCCAGCTGTTAAATACCGTCCGGCTTGTGCAAAAGCATTTAAACACAGAGTTAATGATTGAAGGTGTTCTGCTTACTATGCTTGATGCAAGAACAAATTTGGGTATACAAGTAATAGAAGAAGTAAAAAAATACTTTCGGGAAAAGGTTTATTCAACTATTATTCCTCGCAATGTCCGGCTTAGCGAAGCACCAAGTCATGGACAGCCCATAATTTTGTATGATCCTCGTTCAAGAGGAGCGGAGGTTTACCTAGACTTAGCGAAGGAAGTGGCTGCGAATGGCTAA
- a CDS encoding DUF2651 family protein, translated as MLNAMFLILIVFPITSALLGVIGFLIAKKIWIAPLLVLILTILFLYVMANGDSSFFIWIGIFPLISLITSTATWYTVKS; from the coding sequence ATGCTGAATGCAATGTTTCTTATTCTCATTGTTTTCCCTATCACATCTGCACTTCTTGGAGTTATCGGTTTTTTGATTGCGAAAAAAATTTGGATCGCACCCCTTCTTGTTCTGATTTTAACCATTCTTTTTCTGTATGTGATGGCAAATGGGGATAGCAGCTTTTTTATATGGATCGGCATCTTTCCTTTAATATCTTTAATAACAAGTACAGCAACTTGGTATACTGTGAAAAGTTAA
- the noc gene encoding nucleoid occlusion protein yields MKHSFSRLFGIGEKEEEEAELFAEETNKEEIQEIEVDAIVPNRFQPRTIFSDEKINELATTIHTHGIIQPIVVRKTEDQSTYEIIAGERRWRAVKSLGWDKISAIVKNFSDTETASVALIENLQREELSSIEEAHAYAKLLELHDLTQEALAQRLGKGQSTVANKLRLLKLPEEVQQAILQKKITERHARALIPLKAPELQLKLLEEMVEKNLNVKQTEDRVVKMLEQDKRKPKPRRKAFSRDTRIAMNTIRQSLSMVEDSGVKLNTEEEEFEEYIQLTIRIPKK; encoded by the coding sequence ATGAAGCATTCATTCTCTCGTCTCTTTGGAATTGGTGAGAAAGAAGAAGAGGAAGCGGAGTTGTTTGCAGAAGAAACAAATAAAGAAGAAATACAAGAAATAGAAGTCGATGCCATTGTTCCGAATCGTTTTCAGCCCCGCACCATTTTTTCGGACGAAAAGATAAACGAACTGGCTACAACTATTCATACCCATGGCATTATCCAGCCGATTGTCGTTCGTAAGACAGAAGACCAGTCAACCTACGAGATTATCGCTGGTGAAAGACGCTGGCGGGCTGTGAAATCACTTGGCTGGGATAAAATTTCCGCCATTGTTAAGAATTTTAGCGATACAGAGACAGCTTCCGTTGCGCTAATAGAAAATTTGCAGCGTGAGGAATTATCATCAATTGAAGAAGCACATGCGTATGCTAAGCTTTTGGAACTTCATGATTTGACGCAGGAAGCACTTGCCCAGCGGCTGGGAAAAGGACAGTCGACTGTTGCTAATAAGCTGAGGCTCTTAAAGCTTCCGGAAGAAGTCCAGCAAGCAATTCTTCAAAAGAAAATAACCGAGCGCCATGCACGTGCTCTTATTCCATTAAAAGCTCCTGAGCTGCAGCTAAAGCTTTTGGAAGAAATGGTCGAAAAAAATCTGAATGTCAAGCAAACCGAGGACCGTGTCGTGAAGATGCTTGAACAGGACAAGCGGAAGCCAAAGCCAAGAAGAAAAGCATTTAGCAGAGACACGCGTATTGCCATGAATACAATTCGGCAGTCGTTATCTATGGTTGAAGACAGCGGAGTAAAATTAAATACGGAAGAAGAAGAATTCGAAGAGTATATCCAGTTAACGATTCGAATTCCGAAGAAGTAA
- the rsmG gene encoding 16S rRNA (guanine(527)-N(7))-methyltransferase RsmG: MKIDQFSSSLEEKGISLSPRQLEQFDDYYSLLVEWNEKMNLTSITDKEDVYLKHFFDSITAAFYFDFNKVKSVCDVGAGAGFPSIPLKICFPHLEVSIVDSLKKRITFLEELSSALGLTHTAFYHDRAETFGQNKNHRESYDLVTARAVARLSVLSELCLPLTKKGGIFMALKAASAKEELAVSKKAISLLGGKQQDTHSFRLPIEESERTIIVISKVKETPKKYPRKPGLPGKLPIES, encoded by the coding sequence ATGAAAATCGATCAGTTTTCCTCCAGCCTCGAAGAGAAGGGGATTTCTCTTTCTCCCCGTCAGCTGGAACAGTTTGACGATTATTACAGCTTGCTTGTTGAATGGAATGAAAAGATGAACCTGACAAGCATCACTGACAAAGAAGACGTATACCTTAAACATTTTTTCGATTCGATCACCGCAGCCTTTTATTTTGACTTTAATAAGGTTAAAAGCGTATGTGATGTGGGCGCTGGAGCCGGGTTTCCAAGCATTCCGCTTAAAATCTGCTTTCCTCATCTCGAGGTAAGCATTGTCGATTCGTTAAAAAAACGAATTACTTTTTTAGAAGAGCTTTCTTCGGCCCTCGGGCTCACTCATACTGCTTTTTATCATGATCGCGCCGAAACGTTTGGCCAAAACAAAAACCACCGTGAAAGCTACGATTTGGTTACCGCACGTGCGGTTGCCCGTCTTTCTGTCCTTAGTGAGCTTTGTTTGCCACTCACCAAAAAAGGCGGAATATTTATGGCTTTAAAAGCCGCTTCGGCTAAAGAGGAGCTCGCTGTCAGCAAAAAAGCAATCTCGCTCCTTGGAGGGAAACAACAAGACACTCACTCCTTCCGTCTTCCGATTGAAGAAAGCGAACGGACGATTATTGTCATTAGTAAAGTAAAGGAAACACCGAAAAAATATCCTAGAAAGCCTGGATTGCCCGGGAAATTACCGATTGAAAGCTAG